A stretch of Episyrphus balteatus chromosome 2, idEpiBalt1.1, whole genome shotgun sequence DNA encodes these proteins:
- the LOC129911534 gene encoding eukaryotic translation initiation factor 4H isoform X2, giving the protein MAGRGGFDHARGGYGGDRPQKQLPTESPFIAYVGNLPQGLVQGDVMKIFQDFEVKSVRLVKDRETDQFKGFCYVEFETLKDLELALDRDGRIQLDDRSAPLRIDIAEKRKNDRGGGGGGGFQKRGPPRQGGSNQQFNRGGNGGGMNRNNDNRNDNRDRPTNRGRYGNFSDDRNFDRNMDRNNREGSYGGSSRDGGDRYNNYNRQRGGDRDRQYNNSNDRPPSSVGSLDDSERPRLNLKPRTIQTPINSLAETKQAASIFGNAKPREEKLKEQGKEAHEEEYSSS; this is encoded by the exons atggcTGGAAGAGGTGGTTTTGATCACGCTAg agGAGGATATGGAGGCGACCGCCCACAAAAACAACTTCCGACCGAGTCCCCATTCATTGCTTATGTTGGCAATTTACCCCAGGGCCTGGTGCAGGGTGATGTCATGAAGATTTTCCAAGATTTTGAAGTAAAGAGTGTCCGTTTGGTTAAGGATCGTGAGACCGATCAATTTAAGGGATTCTGTTATGTTGAGTTTGAGACTCTTAAGGATCTGGAATTGGCACTTGATCGCGATGGAAGGATTCAATTGGATGATCGTTCAGCCCCGCTTAGAATTGACATTGCTGAAAAGAGGAAGAATGATCG TGGAGGTGGCGGCGGTGGCGGTTTCCAAAAACGAGGACCACCACGACAGGGTGGATCTAACCAGCAATTCAATCGTGGAGGTAATGGTGGCGGTATGAATCGTAATAACGACAACCGCAATGATAACAGAG ATCGTCCTACGAATCGTGGTCGTTATGGAAATTTCAGCGATGATCGCAATTTCGATCGCAATATGGATCGCAACAATAGGGAAGGCAGTTATGGTGGCAGCAGTCGAGATGGCGGCGATCGTTACAACAACTATAATCGCCAACGAGGTGGTGATCGTGATCGCCAGTATAATAACTCAAACGACAGACCACCGTCGTCTGTTGGATCTTTAg aTGACAGTGAAAGACCCCGACTTAATTTAAAACCCCGAACTATACAAACACCCATTAACTCTTTGGCGGAGACAAAGCAGGCCGCTTCTATTTTTGGCAATGCCAAACCAAGGGAAGAGAAGCTTAAAGAGCAAGGAAAGGAAGCCCACGAAGAAGAATATTCAagttcttaa
- the LOC129911534 gene encoding eukaryotic translation initiation factor 4H isoform X1 — protein sequence MAGRGGFDHARGGYGGDRPQKQLPTESPFIAYVGNLPQGLVQGDVMKIFQDFEVKSVRLVKDRETDQFKGFCYVEFETLKDLELALDRDGRIQLDDRSAPLRIDIAEKRKNDRGGGGGGGFQKRGPPRQGGSNQQFNRGGNGGGMNRNNDNRNDNRGAYNDNYGQNDRNRVGGGGGMNRGYNDRPTNRGRYGNFSDDRNFDRNMDRNNREGSYGGSSRDGGDRYNNYNRQRGGDRDRQYNNSNDRPPSSVGSLDDSERPRLNLKPRTIQTPINSLAETKQAASIFGNAKPREEKLKEQGKEAHEEEYSSS from the exons atggcTGGAAGAGGTGGTTTTGATCACGCTAg agGAGGATATGGAGGCGACCGCCCACAAAAACAACTTCCGACCGAGTCCCCATTCATTGCTTATGTTGGCAATTTACCCCAGGGCCTGGTGCAGGGTGATGTCATGAAGATTTTCCAAGATTTTGAAGTAAAGAGTGTCCGTTTGGTTAAGGATCGTGAGACCGATCAATTTAAGGGATTCTGTTATGTTGAGTTTGAGACTCTTAAGGATCTGGAATTGGCACTTGATCGCGATGGAAGGATTCAATTGGATGATCGTTCAGCCCCGCTTAGAATTGACATTGCTGAAAAGAGGAAGAATGATCG TGGAGGTGGCGGCGGTGGCGGTTTCCAAAAACGAGGACCACCACGACAGGGTGGATCTAACCAGCAATTCAATCGTGGAGGTAATGGTGGCGGTATGAATCGTAATAACGACAACCGCAATGATAACAGAGGTGCGTACAATGATAATTACGGACAAAATGATAGGAATCGCGTTGGCGGTGGTGGTGGTATGAATAGAGGATATAATG ATCGTCCTACGAATCGTGGTCGTTATGGAAATTTCAGCGATGATCGCAATTTCGATCGCAATATGGATCGCAACAATAGGGAAGGCAGTTATGGTGGCAGCAGTCGAGATGGCGGCGATCGTTACAACAACTATAATCGCCAACGAGGTGGTGATCGTGATCGCCAGTATAATAACTCAAACGACAGACCACCGTCGTCTGTTGGATCTTTAg aTGACAGTGAAAGACCCCGACTTAATTTAAAACCCCGAACTATACAAACACCCATTAACTCTTTGGCGGAGACAAAGCAGGCCGCTTCTATTTTTGGCAATGCCAAACCAAGGGAAGAGAAGCTTAAAGAGCAAGGAAAGGAAGCCCACGAAGAAGAATATTCAagttcttaa
- the LOC129911533 gene encoding eukaryotic translation initiation factor 2 subunit 1, which produces MVLTSRFYKEKYPEIDDVVMVNVRSIAEMGAYVHLLEYNNIEGMILLSELSRRRIRSINKLIRVGKTEPVVVIRVDKEKGYIDLSKRRVSTEDVVKCTERFAKAKAVNSILRHVADILEYNSNEVFEELYQKTAWYFEEKYNNKTAAYDIFKQSVQEPSILDECGLDASTKEVLLQNIQRKLTSQAVKIRADIECSCYGYEGIDAVKAALKSGLDVSTEEMPIRINLIAPPLYVMTTSTTEKTDGLKALEVAIENIRKQITENEGELKVIMPPKVVTAMDEADLQRRMERAEAENAEVDGDEDEDGEQEGMHFEGGEDDDEEGGSGSKQNDEADEENEN; this is translated from the coding sequence ATGGTTTTAACCAGTCGATTCTACAAAGAAAAGTATCCCGAAATCGATGATGTGGTCATGGTCAATGTACGATCCATCGCCGAAATGGGTGCTTACGTGCATTTGTTGGAATACAACAATATCGAAGGAATGATTCTACTCTCCGAATTGTCCCGTCGTCGTATCCGGTCAATAAACAAACTTATTCGGGTTGGCAAAACAGAACCTGTTGTGGTCATTCGAGTTGACAAAGAAAAAGGTTACATAGATTTATCCAAGAGACGTGTCTCTACCGAAGATGTAGTCAAATGCACTGAACGTTTTGCCAAAGCCAAAGCTGTCAATTCGATCCTTCGGCATGTCGCCGATATTCTTGAGTACAACTCGAATGAAGTATTCGAAGAGCTGTACCAAAAGACAGCTTGGTATTTCGAAgagaaatacaacaacaaaaccgCAGCCTACGACATTTTCAAGCAATCCGTACAAGAGCCATCGATTTTGGACGAATGCGGTTTGGATGCTAGTACAAAGGAAGTACTATTACAAAACATTCAACGCAAGTTGACATCGCAGGCGGTGAAGATTCGTGCAGATATCGAGTGCTCTTGCTACGGCTACGAAGGAATTGACGCTGTCAAGGCAGCTCTCAAATCCGGATTGGATGTGTCCACAGAGGAGATGCCAATTCGTATTAATCTCATTGCTCCACCATTGTATGTCATGACCACTTCCACAACAGAGAAGACTGACGGTTTAAAAGCTCTGGAAGTGGCTATCGAAAATATTCGGAAGCAAATAACAGAGAATGAAGGCGAATTGAAAGTGATTATGCCACCGAAAGTTGTTACAGCGATGGACGAAGCCGACTTGCAACGTCGTATGGAACGCGCTGAAGCTGAAAATGCTGAAGTCGATGGTGATGAAGACGAAGATGGCGAACAAGAGGGAATGCATTTCGAGGGTGGTGAAGATGACGACGAAGAGGGCGGCAGCGGCAGCAAGCAAAATGATGAAGCTGACGAAGAAAACGAAAACTGA